The genomic segment TCGTACATCTCGTCCGTGGTGAGGGAGCAGAGCATCCGGTTGCGCGCGCGGGCCGCGTCCCCCGCCGGGTGGTACAGCTGCCTGCCCATCTCCCGGGCCACCAGCTGCGTGCGCGAGGTCCGCTCGCAGCGCGCCGCGTTGTACTTCTCCAGCCGCCGCCCGAGGGAGGCCTCGCCCGGCTCCGCGCCCTGCAGCAGCTCGCCGAGCAGCACCGCGTCCTCCAGCGCCATGCACGCGCCCTGCGCGGCGTACTGCAGCATGGGGTGCGCGGCGTCGCCGAGGAGCGTCACCCGGCCGTCCGTCCAGTCCGGCACCGGGTCGCGGTCGCACAGCACCCACGCCCGCCAGCCCTGGCCGAGCTGCAGCAGCCGCCGTGCGGCGTGGCCCAGCTCGGGGAACTCGGCGATCACGTCCTCGGCCGGCACCGGCAGCCCCGCCACCGGGTCGGTGGCCGCGTCGTCCCGGGTGGCCGCCAGGTTGAGGCACTTGCCGCCCGCGATGGGGTAGTGCACGAAGTGCCACTTCGGCCCGGCCCACAGGGTCACGCTGTTCCAGCGCAGCTCCTGCGGCACCTGCTCCATGGGGATCACCGAGCGGTAGATGGTGTGCCCCGACACCCGCGGTTCGCCGTCGCCGACGAGCTGGCGGCGCACGGCCGAGCGGATCCCGTCGGCACCGATCAGCACGTCGCCGCGGAAGGAGCGCCCGGTGCACGTGACGGCGGTGACGCCCGTCGCGTCCTGCTCGTAGCGCACCACGTAGTGGCCGCCGAGGAGGGTGACGGCGGGGTGGGCGCGGCAGGCGTCGAGCAGCGCCTGGTAGAGGTCGCCGCGGTGCACGACGGCGTACGGGTTGCCGAAGCGCTCCCGGTAGGCGCCGGTGAGCGGCATGCGGGTGATGCGCTCGCCCGTCGTGCCGTCCATGAACTGCAGCTCGTCGATGAGCACCGCCCGCGCGCGGACCTCGGCGCCCACGCCGAGGCGGTCGAGGGCGTGGAAGGCGTTGGGGCCGAGCTGGATGCCGGCGCCGACCTCGCCGAAGACGTCGCTGCGCTCCAGCACGGTCGCCCGGTGACCCTGGCGGGCCACGGACACGGCGGCCGCGAGACCGCCGATGCCGCCCCCGGCGATAAGGATGTTGGCCATGTCGTCTCTCGCAGTCCTCTCGGTGACGCGGGGGCTCTCGGAGCCGTCGGACGGCTGTCAGGCTGTGGTGGTCAGGCCGTGGTGGTCAGGCCGTGGTGGTCAGGTTGTGGTCAGACGGCGGTCCGACGACGGTCAGACGGCGGTCCGACGACGGTCAGACGGCGGTCTTGCGGTCCAGGACCAGGTCGTGGCCGACGACGTAGGACGCCTCGTCGGAGGCGAGCCACAGCACGGTGTCGGCGATCTCCTCCACCTTGGCGCCGCGGCCCAGCGGGCACGGGCTGATCGCATTGATCCGGATGCCCTTGCCGATGTATTCGCGGGCGGCGGTCTGGGTGAGGGTGCTCACCGCGGCCTTCGACGCGGCGTACGCGCCGAGCCCCGGCAGCATGCCCTGGCTGCCGATGTTGCTGGCCGTATTCACGATCACGCCGCCGCCGTTGCGCTCCATGTGCGCGATCTCGTGCTTCATGGAAAGCCACACGCCGGTCAGATTGGCGGCCAGGGTCTCGCCCCAGACGCTTTCGCAGATCTCCGCCACCGGCTGGTTCGGGCCGAGT from the Streptomyces roseifaciens genome contains:
- a CDS encoding SDR family NAD(P)-dependent oxidoreductase; its protein translation is MSKRFTGKVVLVTGGGEGIGRAAAFAFAREGAEVVVAGRHPEMLHDTVEEIKALGGSASCGIADVTHHGEDGGASDAEAIVAAVVERHGRLDVAFNNVTELGPNQPVAEICESVWGETLAANLTGVWLSMKHEIAHMERNGGGVIVNTASNIGSQGMLPGLGAYAASKAAVSTLTQTAAREYIGKGIRINAISPCPLGRGAKVEEIADTVLWLASDEASYVVGHDLVLDRKTAV
- a CDS encoding 3-hydroxybenzoate 6-monooxygenase; protein product: MANILIAGGGIGGLAAAVSVARQGHRATVLERSDVFGEVGAGIQLGPNAFHALDRLGVGAEVRARAVLIDELQFMDGTTGERITRMPLTGAYRERFGNPYAVVHRGDLYQALLDACRAHPAVTLLGGHYVVRYEQDATGVTAVTCTGRSFRGDVLIGADGIRSAVRRQLVGDGEPRVSGHTIYRSVIPMEQVPQELRWNSVTLWAGPKWHFVHYPIAGGKCLNLAATRDDAATDPVAGLPVPAEDVIAEFPELGHAARRLLQLGQGWRAWVLCDRDPVPDWTDGRVTLLGDAAHPMLQYAAQGACMALEDAVLLGELLQGAEPGEASLGRRLEKYNAARCERTSRTQLVAREMGRQLYHPAGDAARARNRMLCSLTTDEMYDKVGWLHAGVR